The segment catcaaaaaccttaatttcttttcgactgatgaaagaaagacatgaacatcttggatgacatgggggtgagtaaattatcaggaaaagtttatttaaaagtggactaatcctttaaaaattgACAATGTATATTTTCACTATAGGTTTCCTTGAGCAAGGTCTTCTAGTGAAGGACCTTCCCAAGTTAAGAGAAAGCTACTTTCATACTTTGCAGTTCAAGCTAGACCTGCTATCCATACTACCCACGGATCTAGCCTACATCGTCATTGGCATTCACGTACCAGAGCTGCGTTTCAATCGACTGATGCGCTTCTCCCGTCTGTTTGAGTTCTTCGACCGCACCGAGACCCGCACAAATTACCCCAACATTTTCCGTATTTGCATCTTGGTGCTCTATATCCTAGTCATCATACACTGGAATGCCTGCATCTACTTTGCCATCTCCAAGTCTCTGGGCTTTGGATCTGACCAGTGGGTCTACCCAAACATTTCTGACCCTGAGTTTGGGACACTCACACGAGGATATGTCTACTGCCTCTACTGGTCAACTCTCACGTTGACAACCATTGGGGAAATGCCGGCTCCGGTGCGGGATGAGGAGtatctttttgttgtttttgatttCCTTGTTGGTGTTCTCATTTTCGCCACCATTGTTGGCAATGTAGGAGCCATGATATCAAACATGAATGCCACACGGACCGAGTTCCAAGCTCACATCGACGCCATCAAACACTACATGCAGTTCAGAAAGGTCAGCAAAGAGCTAGAAGCTAGAGTCATCAAATGGTTTGACTACTTGTGGACCAACAAGAAAGCAATTGATGAGCAGGATGTCCTAAAGAATCTGCCCAATAAACTGCGGGCTGAGATTGCTATAAATGTGCACTTAGAAACGTTGAAGAAGGTCCGTATCTTCCAGGACTGTGAGGCAGGGCTTTTGGTGGAACTGGTGCTCAAGCTGCGGCCACAGGTCTTCAGCCCCGGAGACTACATCTGCCGAAAGGGAGACATAGGAAAAGAGATGTACATCATAAAAGAGGGTCGCCTTGCTGTTGTGGCTGATGATGGGGTGACCCAGTATGCACACTTGACGGGCGGCAGCTGTTTTGGTGAGATTAGCATCCTCAACATCAAAGGGAGCAAAATGGGCAACCGCCGCACAGCTAACATCCGTAGCATTGGCTACTCTGACCTCTTTTGTTTGTCAAAGGATGACCTGATGGAGGCTGTAATGGAGTATCCAGATGCTAAGAAAGTTCTGGAAGAGAGAGGAAGACAGATTCTTCAGAAAGAGGGTCTGCTGGAGGAGTTGGAGGCTGGTGGAATGGGAGAAGAACGGGTTGAGGAGAAAGTGGAGAGGTTGGAAGCTTCTCTTGAAATACTTCAGACTCGATTTGCTCGGTTACTGGCTGAGTACACAGCTACTCAACAGCGGCTAAAGCAGAGACTTGCAGCATTGGAATGCAGGACACATCACTCTGGCAGCGGATTCCTATCAGATGGCAATGAAAGCACTATTGATGGTGATGGTACACACAGTGAGGTCAACATCCAACTCTGAGCACTTGCTTTTAAGAGAGAACCTTGTACACTAGTCTTAATGACCACTCAATAGCAATAACATATGAACCCTTTACAACAATTATAGCAGTCAAAACAGTTAGTATGCTTGTGGAATTgtctaatttatatttataaatgtcatttaacaAACCTcagttaaacataaaataagataATTTCTTGTTTTACTAATTAAAAAAGTTTCCCACATAAAAATGAACAGCATACATATCATTAAACTTAGTCTAatagaaaaactaagaagaaaaaaaaaccttctaaaagatatattttttaattttcttcatGGAGTGGGACCCCCACTAACATGCAATTTACTGAGTTACAAATAATACTGATTAGGGGTGGTGACATTGCTAAAATAAACCTATAGAAATATGATCACTGGTATACATTTTTGAGTAACATTTCCTTGGCAGTAATGCCAGTGTTAGCTCCATTACTTTTTTCCTAATTTTACTGATTTATGGTAATATCATGGAAATATTTACCTGATttgttaatgtaattttgtaatctGAATATGATGAGATAAAAAGCATGCACATGACCTGTCCTAGCAAGCAATAAcaaaaggcttgttcgagatgcatcagcGCTGTGCAGACCGATTGgcatatgacatcaaagtaccgcgagagcgattggAGAGCATACtactccttatgcttttgaatttCTCTCgcagtactttgatgtcatacgccaatcggtctgcgcagcgccgatgcatctccAACAAGCCTAAACAGTGTCCGATTCgcaaatgaatcatttgagCAGCTtcttttaatgatttatttactGGTTTGACTTAAAGAATTCAATGTGTTTTGGGGCAGAAATGTCCTGAAGTAGTGTGTGGTGCCATTCAGTTGTAATATTGTattgatatttaaataaaaagtatgttaaaatgttttacattttattgattacatgcaGGCTGTTACAAATATTCAGTTGTGTTTGTTCTTAGTTtcgttttcatggacttttagtttgtataTATTAGTTTCCTGTGTTCCTTTGTTCTTTTCCCCCTTCTCTTGTGTTGTCATGGTTACTAATGTCATTAGTTCGTTTAGTTCAGCTGTGTAACATTGATTACCCTGTTTGTCAGTATACTTAAGTCTTTTCCTGTGTTTAGTGTCTGTCTCGTTTGCATTAGCATCTGTGTTAGATGCGTTAATTCTGAGGCTGTTGTGGATTACTTTGTGAACTTTTATTAAACTCTGTATTTTGAAACTTCATCTTCATCGTCTGTCTGTGCAACACTTGCTAAAACAGGCTAAGTTACTATGCCTCTGTGAACTGACTTTTTGCGTAAACTGGTAATTCTGCCTAGGTGAGTCCagcaatttctttcttttttttattttaaaaagaaatttcaaaataaaataattgaaattacTGTCACTCAACCTTCAATCcattttttgtaatatattatcCTCCAGGTCAGCTGGGCAACCT is part of the Megalobrama amblycephala isolate DHTTF-2021 linkage group LG23, ASM1881202v1, whole genome shotgun sequence genome and harbors:
- the cnga2a gene encoding cyclic nucleotide gated channel subunit alpha 2a, whose product is MTGQVLVESMDLSAHRLSVKTSVEDESERADSTLSRGQSICDDTSSELQRVATLEPRGLNSQNSFRGRGALSRLVSMVVTLRDWAHKSLQEEEERPDSFLERFRGPELQVAPSRISISRSDAHDGNSSAKTKKKSDVFILAPADDLYYRWLFVIATAVLYNWCFVVARACFDELQTRNFILWLVLDYLSDVIYILDTCVRLRTGFLEQGLLVKDLPKLRESYFHTLQFKLDLLSILPTDLAYIVIGIHVPELRFNRLMRFSRLFEFFDRTETRTNYPNIFRICILVLYILVIIHWNACIYFAISKSLGFGSDQWVYPNISDPEFGTLTRGYVYCLYWSTLTLTTIGEMPAPVRDEEYLFVVFDFLVGVLIFATIVGNVGAMISNMNATRTEFQAHIDAIKHYMQFRKVSKELEARVIKWFDYLWTNKKAIDEQDVLKNLPNKLRAEIAINVHLETLKKVRIFQDCEAGLLVELVLKLRPQVFSPGDYICRKGDIGKEMYIIKEGRLAVVADDGVTQYAHLTGGSCFGEISILNIKGSKMGNRRTANIRSIGYSDLFCLSKDDLMEAVMEYPDAKKVLEERGRQILQKEGLLEELEAGGMGEERVEEKVERLEASLEILQTRFARLLAEYTATQQRLKQRLAALECRTHHSGSGFLSDGNESTIDGDGTHSEVNIQL